Genomic window (Rhododendron vialii isolate Sample 1 chromosome 4a, ASM3025357v1):
GACTCCGCTTGTTTCGTCAAACCGAGCGAATGAAGGGGCCGGATTTGCTGGGGAATCCTCGTCGCATCCGCCGAAGGTGAAGAGGAAGATCGTTCCGATGGACCCCGATGTGATCCCTGACCGAACGGGAAAGGACCCCTGCCCTTACTTGGAATGCTTCCAAGATAAAAAGAGCCTGGACACCTTCCGAGCCGTTTACGACATCCCTAACGACGTTATCATCACACCCGTCCGAGGGAACCGAATAAAATATGGTGACGAACATGTCACTGtccccttgatggcaatcacagaagggggccttcggttcccgatgcacagagttttgagagagatactTCACCGCTTCAATCTCACTCCGTGCCAGCTGAGCGTCAATTCCTACCGCATCATTCACTCGGTAATCGCCCTTGCTGAGGTGAAGATGTTCCGCCTAGaagcctttcatttttttgaaaattatatgatGTCGAGAAACGTTCGGTACTCTCGATACTACCTCTGCTCCCGGAGGAAGATGCAAAAGATCATTCCCGAGGGCATGTACGACTCGGAGAAGTGGGCCTCTGACTACGTCGAAGTTCGAGGAAATTTCCAATTCCCCGAACACGAATACGGTCAGTTTGAGATAGCCACACGCAGAGGCACGCCGAGTAAGAACACTTGTCCGTTATTTCAAATGTTTATTTCCGTTGCTCTGATTTCAGTTGTAAAAATTTAACTAACGATTTCATACTTTTCTTCGGCAGATACCACCAAGATCAACAAGGTACTATTAAGGGCCGCCAAAGGTTGCGGTCTTGCCGACTCCCTGCTCACTATCCCAGCGGAGGAAAGAGACGCCCCAACCATCCTCAAATATACAGCTACCTACGGCGGTCGGATCCGACGAAAGGTAACTGACGAGCCTGAGCAATCCGAGGACACCCCACAAGAGCTTCAACCGAGCTTCGACAAACCCCTCCGAGGGTCAATCCGACTTCCGACCGAGGAAGAGCCTTTCCTTGAACAACAAGAAGTTATGCCTCCGAGAAATATCAAGGAGGTTCTCCAGAAGAAGctggaggaaaaagagagggagaaggccCGACTGCAGAAGGCTGGGGGTGCAGCCGCTTCGGGCTCGGTCCCTAGCAAGAAAGTCCCACCTCCCCCACCCTCTAAAAAGCGACCACTGAGCGCTCCTCCTTCCCCGAAGGAACCACCTGCGAGCAAGAAGGTGAGGGCGGCCACTAAGGGAAAGGGCCAAGAGGTGGAGCACCCGAAAGAAGCCGCCGGAGAAGGAGAAGGGAGGGTGACTGCCCTCGATCTCGATCTTGACACCCCATGGGTGCCAAGCTTCATCACACCTAGCAAGAAACAGGTCCTCAAATCGGATAGCTTGAGGGAGGATCCCTCCCTGGCTTTCACCCTCCACTCGGGGCTAGCTTTGCCGAGGGATGTACAGAATCCCCCCTCTCTGAAAGCGGCCCTGAGCGAATACTACTATCACGCAGGAAGGGTAAGTAAATGCTTTTACACTTGCaaacttgttttgtttttttttttttgtacaaatgcCTTATTTCGTTGGAATGACTTTCGTTTTGCTTTGTTTACAGGCTACCCAGTCCATAATGAGTGCCCAGCTGCATCTCACCGAATATGACAAGAAGTCAAAACTGCAAAAGCAGTCGGTGGAATACAACAAGGCCCTGGCCGAGGAGTACAAGAAGGGgttggagcaatccgagctcgTGAGGCAAAGCCTCGAGGTTCAGGTCGCCAATCAAAATGACCTTATCAAGGGGTTGCAGGAGTCTACCGAGCAGACTAGAGCCGAAGGAAAAGATGAGGGGCTGGCCGAGGGGAGAGCCTTGGGGAGGGAAGAGATGaagaaggagatggagaaggagGTGCAGGGGCAGTATGAGAAAGGATACGCCCAGGCCGAAGAGGACGTGACCGATCAAGTCCTTGAAGTGCAGGACGAGATCAAGGAGGCCCAGCACAAAGAGAGCTTTATGCTCGGCTACAACATGGGTCTCGACGATGCAGGCGCTGAAGCTGACGACGAAAGGAGGAGTCTGGTGGAAATACCACCCTTCGCCCCTGCCGAAGTTATAGCAGAGGAGACAACAGCCGACGCTATCGACTCGACCACCTTACCAGCCCCGGCCGAAGCTCCAATCCCACAGGCCCAAACCGACGCTCCAACCCCACCAGCCCCAGCCGACGCTGCAGCGGATTAGATTTGTTCTTGTTTGGTctgtttttgtcttttgttttgtttttgcataTTTGTGAAAATGGTCGGCACCGAACAATGGGAACCCTGCCGACCATTGGATGTAACGAAAACATggagaatttctttttaaatgaCAATCGTCTTTTCGTTCGGTATGGATGTTGTTTTcaagtatataaatatttgccaaGTCTTTTTATTCGGTATATACATCACATCTCAGaaatttttcagaaatttttaAAGTCTTTTCATTCGGAAGGactgtttatgtgattttgaagtcAGTGAGAGATGAACTCAGGTTTACCCATATAGTAGCCCCCTGCCCTATTGTATTACCGTAGGAATAGAATAAGGCAGTAGGATGGGAAAACTGAGCCGAAAAAGTGATCATGAGTTTcgagaatttcacccgaacaaacaaatggcttcgagaatttcacccgaacaaacaaattatcagGGGCTTAgagaatttcacccgaacaaacaaattatcagGGGCTTAgagaatttcacccgaacaagAGACGTTACTGGAGCTAGATAAAATACCCCTTGTGTAAAAATAAAGCAGAATACTGGACGAATTTATATTAAGTGCATAACGCTCAAAGGCGCATGGGCCGAGCAAAAATGTAATACAAAAGATGCCAACactagccatggaatttccTAAGCTTTTGGGCATTCCATGGATTAGCGATTGGCGTGCCATCCATCTCAGCAAGCTTGTAGACTCCATGCCCGATCTTCTCAACCACTcggtaaggtccttcatagggGTCTTTTAGCTTGGTCAACTTTGTCGCTTCGGtaaccatccgaaggactaagtccccGACGTTGAATGGTCGAGCACGAACATTGCGGTTGTAGCCCCTTGCAACTTCTTGCTGGTACGCGGCGTGccgaaggttagcattgtcACGTAGTTCTTCGGCAAAATCTAACTCGGAACCCACTAGAGCACCGTTGTCGACAGGGTTAAAATTCTCCGCCCGAACTGTAGGGATCATAGTAGATAAAGGGAGGACAGCCTCCATACCGTAGGCCATAGCGAACGGAGTACGGCCGGTGGACCGCCGAGGCGTCGTTCGATAGGCCCACAGGACATGGGGAAGCTCTTCCACCCATTTGCCAAGCTTCCGATCCAGACGGCGTTTCAGCCCCCGAGTGATTGTCTTGTTCGAtgcttcggcttgtccattaCCTTGAGGATATGCCACCGAGGAATTTTGGATGGTAATATGGCGCTTCgcataaaaagctttgagaGCGGAGGCGACAAATTGGGAACCATTATCAGATAGTATGGCGTACGGCACGCCGAACCTGGAGATAATGTGCTTCCAAATAAAGCGTTCCACATCCCCGGCGGTGGTCTTGATCAAGGGGGAAGCttctacccacttggtgaacAAATCTGTGGCAGTGAGCATGTACTCAAATTCTCCAGGCGCCTTcggcatcttgccaactatgtcaaaagcccaaaccgcgaACGGCCGTGGACTGGTGATCATTTTAAGAGGGAACgcaggctggtggatgagagaTGCATGCTTTTGACAACGAACACAGAGCTTCACGTAGTCTTCGGATTGCTCgaccatcttcggccaccaatagccttgggTTAGGGCACGCTGTGCAAGGGACCGTCCCCCTGAGTGAGCCCCACAGCTACCCGAATGAAGTTCCTCCAGAACGGCTGGCACGAGATCGTCGTGGACGACACGCAGATCAGGGCCAGTAAAAGTCCGTCGGTAGAGATTGTCATTTGGTCCCAAGAAAAAATTGGCGGCTCGGCAACGGATTTTGTACGCTTCGCGCTTGTTCGTCGGTAGCACTTGATTCTTCAGGTAAGCAACCACAGAATCCAGCTGGCTTGGACCGAGGGTGATGGCCATAACCTCTTCAGACGGCTTTTCGAAGCTCGGTTTGGGGACCTCGTCAAAGGTGATGGTGCGACTACCCGAGGTCTTGTAGACTGAAGCAAGACCTGCAAGGGCGTCAGCGTGGGCGTTATGCTCCCGAGCGATCCACTCCACTTCTACGCGTCCAAATTTGCCGAACAAAGATAAGACGTGGCTCACGTAAGCATTCATACGTTgatctttggcttgataatcgTCGTTTAAATGCCCCACAATGAGCTGAGAATCACAAAAGACATGAACCGAATCTGCATCCAgccgaagagcaagttggaggcCTGCAATTAGAGCTTCATATTCCGCCTCGTTGTTCGTCGCCGTGTACCCAATTGAAACCACGCTTTCATGAACAGTCCCGCTGGGTGAGACAAGGACGATGCCGGCACCAGCTCCATGAACATTAGAAGCTCCATCGACGGTCAGTCGCCAagcgtcgccggagaagagcttCCATTGTCGTTTGGGTTTCTTGCGCCCGAGGGAATACCGAGCACGGAGTGGTTCGGCATGACAGCTGGGCGGCccttccaaaacctcttcttcttgaatCCGAGCGTCTTCAGCAGCAATTGCCAGGGCATTGGCCTCGTCTTGTAAGCCGGGAgtgagttcggcaaagaagtcggccaGGACTTGCCCTTTGATAGCTGTCCGAGGCTCGAATTGGATGTCGAAGTTGGCCAAGTCTTGAGAGAACTTCAGGATTCGACTCGACGTGTCCGTTTTCCGAAGaacagctttgagaggaaactcagtgaggaccacaatcctatgggattgaaagtagggcaagaggctcgttttagcagaaacgagagcc
Coding sequences:
- the LOC131322692 gene encoding uncharacterized protein LOC131322692, which gives rise to MPPRNIKEVLQKKLEEKEREKARLQKAGGAAASGSVPSKKVPPPPPSKKRPLSAPPSPKEPPASKKVRAATKGKGQEVEHPKEAAGEGEGRVTALDLDLDTPWVPSFITPSKKQVLKSDSLREDPSLAFTLHSGLALPRDVQNPPSLKAALSEYYYHAGRATQSIMSAQLHLTEYDKKSKLQKQSVEYNKALAEEYKKGLEQSELVRQSLEVQVANQNDLIKGLQESTEQTRAEGKDEGLAEGRALGREEMKKEMEKEVQGQYEKGYAQAEEDVTDQVLEVQDEIKEAQHKESFMLGYNMGLDDAGAEADDERRSLVEIPPFAPAEVIAEETTADAIDSTTLPAPAEAPIPQAQTDAPTPPAPADAAAD